The segment TACTCTAAGGATGTAAATGCTGAAAAAAGAATTCCAAAAATCTTTGAAGATATTTTATATTCAAGAGATTTTCGGCAATAGAATNNNNNNNNNNNNNNNNNNNNNNNNNNNNNNNNNNNNNNNNNNNNNNNNNNNNNNNNNNNNNNNNNNNNNNNNNNNNNNNNNNNNNNNNNNNNNNNNNNNNATACACTCGCCGCGGTGGGATTGATATAAATCCCATTAGGATGTACTCTAAGGATGTAAATGCTGAAAAAAGAATTCCAAAAATCTTTGAAGATATTTTATATTCAAGAGATTTTCGGCAATAGAATAAATAACCTGCTTTATGTAAACGGAGATTAGCCACAAAATCACACAAAAAAGCACAAAAAAATATATTGTATAGGATTAAATATCTAAAGATATTTTGTGGATTTTTGTGTGATTTTGTGGCTGAATAATAAAAAGATGGGATATTATGAAATTAGATTTACATACTCACACCACTGTTTCAGATGGCTCCGATTCACCAACAGATGTGATAAAAAAAGCCAGAAAGAAAGATTTACAAATTCTCTCAATAACCGATCATGACACAATCGGCGCATTAGATGAAATAAAATCAATACCAAACAAAATGAAATTTATCACTGGCGTTGAAATAAGTGCAGAATTTCCCAAAACGCTGCATATTTTGGGTTACAATTTCGATTCAAGCGACAAAGCATTACGTGAAACATTGAATTCATTGCAGAATTTTCGAAAAAATCGAAACATAAAAATGATGGAAAATATGGAAAAAATGGGAATTTTTATTTCATGGGCGGAATTAAAGGAAGAGGCAAAAGGTGAAATTATCGGACGTCCACATTTTGCAAATATTTTATACAAAAAAGGTTATGTAGATTCCTATCAGCAAGCCTTTGATAAATATTTGAAGCAGGGAGCACCGCTTTATCTAAACAAAAAAAGATTGTTTCCTAAAAAGGCAATTGAATTAATTTTAAATGCCGGCGGTGTTCCAGTCATCGCTCACCCTTATCAAACCAAACTCAACGACGAAGAATTGAGAGAATTGATAAAAAAATTGGCTGATTATGGCTTGCAGGGAATTGAAGCATTTTATTCTTTACATACTAAAAAGCAAATAGAATTGTATCTCGGATTTGCCAAAGAATTCAATCTCGTTATAACAGCAGGATCGGATTACCACGGAACAAACAAACCGAATATCAGTTTGGGAATGGAAGTAGAACAGAAATATATAAATCCATTTTTTGAACGGGCTGGGATTTTACTTTAGCCACGAATTCACGAATGAAGCATTTTTGCATTCCTGCCGAAAAAAGAAAATCCACTAATTAACGAATAAAAAACATTTGATCATTCGTGGATAAAATATGAAAGGTACTTATGAAATTTATTGAAAAATTAAATGCCATATCAAAAAAAAACAGTTCATTAGTTTGTGTCGGATTAGATAGCGATTTTTCGCGAATACCCCAATTCATCAAGGATAAATATGAAAATCCGATTTGGGAATTTAACAAAAGAATAATTGATGCTACAAAAGATCAGGTTGCTGCCTACAAGCCAAACTTTGCCTTTTATGTTTCGCAGGGTGAAATGGGACTCACGGCTCTTCGCAAAACCATTTCCCATATTCCCGCTGAAATCCCCATAATTCTTGATGTAAAAGTCGGTGATATCGGGAACACTATGGAAATGTATGGCAAATCATATTTTGAAACTTATGAAGTGGATGCAATTACAGCGAATCCTCTCATGGGATTTGACGTCGTTAATGCTTTACAAAAATTTCGGGATAAATATATATTTTTGCTCATTTTAACTTCCAATAAATCCAACACTGATTTTCTAAATGATGAAGATGAACTCTTCAAAAAAATTTGCGAAAAAATAAACCAATGGGGAATGGATAACATCGGCGGTGTGATTGGTGCAACGAATGAAAATGAAATACAAGAGATAAGAAATTTATTACCTCAATCCGTCTTCCTAATTCCAGGTATTGGAGCACAAGGCGGGGATATTGGAAATGTGATGAAAAACGCAGTGGCAAAAAACTTTCCGGGAATAGTGATAAATTCTTCTCGCTCCATTATTTTTGCCGACAGTGGAAAAGATTTTGCAGAAGCAGCTCGAGAAGCTACAATAAAGTTGAAAGGGGAAATTAATAAATATTTATGAATTCACGTATGCCATTTTGTTTTTACTATATGGTTCGAGACGACTCAATGACCACAAAGTTTCGTAACATTCTCTACTGCAACAGATTTTTGAAAAT is part of the Candidatus Cloacimonadota bacterium genome and harbors:
- a CDS encoding PHP domain-containing protein, giving the protein MKLDLHTHTTVSDGSDSPTDVIKKARKKDLQILSITDHDTIGALDEIKSIPNKMKFITGVEISAEFPKTLHILGYNFDSSDKALRETLNSLQNFRKNRNIKMMENMEKMGIFISWAELKEEAKGEIIGRPHFANILYKKGYVDSYQQAFDKYLKQGAPLYLNKKRLFPKKAIELILNAGGVPVIAHPYQTKLNDEELRELIKKLADYGLQGIEAFYSLHTKKQIELYLGFAKEFNLVITAGSDYHGTNKPNISLGMEVEQKYINPFFERAGILL
- the pyrF gene encoding orotidine-5'-phosphate decarboxylase; the encoded protein is MKFIEKLNAISKKNSSLVCVGLDSDFSRIPQFIKDKYENPIWEFNKRIIDATKDQVAAYKPNFAFYVSQGEMGLTALRKTISHIPAEIPIILDVKVGDIGNTMEMYGKSYFETYEVDAITANPLMGFDVVNALQKFRDKYIFLLILTSNKSNTDFLNDEDELFKKICEKINQWGMDNIGGVIGATNENEIQEIRNLLPQSVFLIPGIGAQGGDIGNVMKNAVAKNFPGIVINSSRSIIFADSGKDFAEAAREATIKLKGEINKYL